From the Kogia breviceps isolate mKogBre1 chromosome 3, mKogBre1 haplotype 1, whole genome shotgun sequence genome, one window contains:
- the LOC131753443 gene encoding polyadenylate-binding protein 2 isoform X3 — protein sequence MEEEAEKLKELQNEVEKQMNMSPPPGNAGPVIMSIEEKMEADARSIYVGNVDYGATAEELEAHFHGCGSVNRVTILCDKFSGHPKGFAYIEFSDKESVRTSLALDESLFRGRQIKVIPKRTNRPGISTTDRGFPRARYRARTTNYNSSRSRFYSGFNSRPRGRVYRGRARATSWYSPY from the exons ATGGAGGAAGAAGCTGAGAAGCTAAAGGAGCTACAGAACGAGGTAGAGAAGCAGATGAATATGAGTCCACCTCCAGGCAATG ctGGCCCAGTGATCATGTCCATTGAGGAGAAGATGGAGGCTGATGCCCGTTCCATCTATGTTGGCAAT GTGGACTATGGTGCAACAGCAGAAGAGCTGGAAGCACACTTTCATGGCTGTGGTTCAGTCAACCGTGTTACTATACTGTGTGACAAATTTAGTGGCCATCCCAAAGG GTTTGCATATATAGAGTTCTCAGACAAAGAGTCAGTGAGGACTTCCTTGGCCTTAGATGAGTCCCTGTTTAGAGGAAGACAAATCAAG GTGATCCCCAAACGAACCAACAGACCAGGCATCAGCACAACAGACCGGGGTTTCCCACGAGCCCGATACCGTGCCCGGACCACCAACTACAACAGTTCCCGCTCTCGATTCTACAGTGGTTTTAACAGCAGGCCCCGGGGTCGCGTCTACAG
- the LOC131753443 gene encoding polyadenylate-binding protein 2 isoform X1 translates to MAAAAAAAAAAGAAGGRGSGPGRRRHLVPGAGGEAGEGAPGGAGDYGNGLESEELEPEELLLEPEPEPEPEEEPPRPRAPPGAPGPGPGSGAPGSQEEEEEPGLVEGDPGDGAIEDPELEAIKARVREMEEEAEKLKELQNEVEKQMNMSPPPGNAGPVIMSIEEKMEADARSIYVGNVDYGATAEELEAHFHGCGSVNRVTILCDKFSGHPKGFAYIEFSDKESVRTSLALDESLFRGRQIKVIPKRTNRPGISTTDRGFPRARYRARTTNYNSSRSRFYSGFNSRPRGRVYRGRARATSWYSPY, encoded by the exons atggcggcggcggcggcggcggcagcagcagcgggGGCTGCGGGCGGTCGGGGCTCCGGGCCGGGGCGGCGGCGCCATCTTGTGCCCGGGGCCGGTggggaggccggggagggggcgcCGGGGGGCGCAGGGGACTACGGGAACGGCTTGGAGTCTGAGGAACTGGAGCCTGAGGAGCTGCTGCTGGAGCCCGAGCCGGAGCCCGAGCCCGAAGAGGAGCCGCCCCGGCCCCGTGCCCCCCCGGGAGCTCCGGGCCCTGGGCCTGGCTCGGGAGCCCCCGgcagccaggaggaggaggaggagccgggACTGGTCGAGGGTGACCCGGGGGACGGCGCCATTGAGGACCCG GAGCTGGAAGCGATCAAAGCTCGAGTCAGGGAGATGGAGGAAGAAGCTGAGAAGCTAAAGGAGCTACAGAACGAGGTAGAGAAGCAGATGAATATGAGTCCACCTCCAGGCAATG ctGGCCCAGTGATCATGTCCATTGAGGAGAAGATGGAGGCTGATGCCCGTTCCATCTATGTTGGCAAT GTGGACTATGGTGCAACAGCAGAAGAGCTGGAAGCACACTTTCATGGCTGTGGTTCAGTCAACCGTGTTACTATACTGTGTGACAAATTTAGTGGCCATCCCAAAGG GTTTGCATATATAGAGTTCTCAGACAAAGAGTCAGTGAGGACTTCCTTGGCCTTAGATGAGTCCCTGTTTAGAGGAAGACAAATCAAG GTGATCCCCAAACGAACCAACAGACCAGGCATCAGCACAACAGACCGGGGTTTCCCACGAGCCCGATACCGTGCCCGGACCACCAACTACAACAGTTCCCGCTCTCGATTCTACAGTGGTTTTAACAGCAGGCCCCGGGGTCGCGTCTACAG